The following proteins come from a genomic window of Nostoc sp. ATCC 53789:
- a CDS encoding GNAT family N-acetyltransferase, giving the protein MSNLSIKIAEMSKDFPTIKAIRQVVFQDEQNVDPALEFDGKDAISEHLIAYLNEKAVGTARIRYLEDKTAKIERLAVLSTARGQGIGTKIMEKALQIIANKNITQVVIHAQEYVINLYKKLDFIEEGEIFEEASIRHVTMRKNIS; this is encoded by the coding sequence ATGAGTAATTTATCTATAAAAATTGCTGAAATGTCTAAAGATTTTCCTACAATTAAAGCAATTAGACAAGTAGTTTTTCAGGATGAACAAAATGTAGATCCTGCTTTAGAATTTGATGGCAAAGATGCAATATCTGAGCATTTGATTGCTTATTTAAATGAAAAAGCTGTTGGTACTGCCAGAATTAGATACTTGGAAGATAAAACTGCCAAGATAGAAAGGCTTGCAGTTTTATCTACAGCTAGAGGACAGGGTATTGGTACAAAAATTATGGAAAAGGCACTACAGATTATAGCTAACAAAAATATTACACAAGTTGTGATTCACGCTCAAGAATATGTGATAAATTTATACAAAAAACTGGATTTTATAGAAGAGGGAGAAATATTTGAAGAAGCAAGCATTCGCCATGTAACAATGAGAAAAAACATCTCATAG
- a CDS encoding ATP-binding protein → MQVVSARDITEQNQSQEALQIRENSRRKQSQTLVQLARSKTFQQGNLNAVLREITETAAQTLLVKRVGVWLYNEERSKIECIDLYDVKTKEHSFGNSLSQENYPAYFQALEEERTIAANDARNDIRTQELSEPYLCILGITSLLDAPIWLEGRLVGVVCHEHIGELRQWTLEEETFAGSIADFVTLAIEASERNMVQEALRQSEAKFRAIFERSSIGIGLIDMKAQIVDTNPVLCEILGYSQEELYGKRFTDYISTQKGDLKLYKQLVSEIGKNSGKTSRFGFQVSELEEQAVDKHRIEVERRCLHKDGSLVWTHISVSVIPDSNGEPEFFLAMIEDITERKETELKLRASQEAAEAASRAKSEFLATMSHELRTPLNAIMGLSQLLQQEVVGSLNEKQNEYVSCIYSSGEHLLALINDILDLSKVEAGKEELLLSPLPVSDLCNYAIWTVRDRASEKGLKLTYKIDLQEDICIADERRIKQMLLNLLTNAIKFTPAGDVSLVVKKAPQGITFTVSDTGIGIDPNQFQFLFEPFKQLDSQLNRQYEGTGLGLALTRKLARLHGGDLTVTSTLGEGSQFTLFLPNPVISKAVENEKHEEDQGDEGEEFTLSYSPDIPKNKTILLIEEEEKTATVLQDYLQSIGYKVKWIDNENDFLNQVQSLQADLVFFDFQLTRKTRILNLLNLLRQKPSWKDTPIVIMTLSEPIEKEINKLPGSANDYLVKPIRTVQLESLLMRYLS, encoded by the coding sequence ATGCAGGTGGTGTCAGCTAGAGATATTACAGAGCAAAATCAGTCCCAAGAGGCTTTACAAATCAGAGAAAATAGTCGTCGAAAACAAAGCCAGACATTAGTACAACTGGCAAGAAGTAAGACATTTCAACAAGGCAATCTTAATGCAGTATTGAGAGAGATCACAGAAACTGCTGCTCAGACGCTCTTAGTCAAGCGAGTTGGGGTGTGGTTATATAATGAAGAACGCTCAAAAATTGAATGCATCGATTTATATGATGTAAAGACTAAGGAGCATAGCTTTGGTAACTCGCTTTCACAAGAAAATTATCCAGCTTATTTCCAGGCATTAGAAGAAGAACGTACCATTGCCGCAAATGATGCCAGAAATGATATAAGAACCCAAGAATTATCCGAGCCTTATCTTTGTATTTTAGGCATCACATCCCTATTGGATGCACCCATTTGGCTAGAGGGTCGTTTGGTAGGCGTAGTATGCCACGAACATATAGGTGAACTTCGCCAATGGACTTTAGAAGAAGAAACTTTTGCTGGCTCGATTGCAGATTTCGTGACTTTGGCTATAGAAGCAAGCGAGCGAAACATGGTACAGGAAGCACTGCGACAGAGTGAGGCGAAATTTCGGGCAATTTTTGAACGTTCTTCTATTGGTATTGGACTTATAGATATGAAAGCGCAGATAGTCGATACTAATCCGGTACTGTGCGAGATTTTAGGATACAGCCAAGAAGAACTATACGGTAAGCGCTTTACAGATTACATTTCCACGCAAAAGGGGGATTTAAAACTTTACAAACAACTGGTGTCAGAAATTGGCAAAAACTCAGGGAAAACTTCAAGGTTCGGCTTCCAAGTCTCCGAACTTGAGGAACAGGCTGTCGATAAACATCGCATTGAGGTGGAAAGACGCTGCTTACATAAAGATGGTAGCCTAGTTTGGACTCATATCTCTGTTTCTGTTATACCAGACAGCAATGGTGAACCTGAGTTTTTTCTAGCGATGATTGAGGATATTACTGAACGCAAGGAAACAGAATTGAAACTACGTGCCTCTCAAGAAGCAGCAGAAGCTGCTAGTCGGGCAAAAAGTGAATTTTTAGCAACCATGAGCCACGAGTTGCGAACACCTCTTAATGCGATTATGGGCTTATCGCAGTTGCTGCAACAAGAAGTAGTTGGCTCTCTCAATGAAAAGCAGAACGAATATGTAAGTTGTATATATAGTAGTGGTGAGCATTTGTTGGCACTGATTAACGATATTCTTGATTTATCGAAGGTAGAAGCAGGCAAAGAAGAACTGTTACTGTCACCTTTACCAGTATCTGATTTATGTAATTATGCCATCTGGACAGTGCGTGATCGCGCCTCAGAAAAGGGGTTAAAACTCACCTACAAAATTGACCTACAAGAGGATATTTGTATTGCTGATGAGCGGCGCATCAAGCAAATGCTACTCAATTTGCTCACCAATGCCATTAAATTTACCCCAGCCGGTGATGTATCGCTGGTAGTGAAAAAAGCACCTCAAGGAATAACCTTTACAGTTTCAGACACTGGAATTGGTATAGACCCAAATCAGTTTCAATTTCTATTTGAACCATTTAAACAGCTTGATAGCCAATTAAATCGGCAGTATGAAGGCACTGGTTTAGGTTTAGCTTTAACACGCAAACTAGCGCGTTTGCATGGTGGAGATTTAACTGTTACATCGACTTTAGGAGAAGGCAGTCAGTTCACTTTGTTTTTACCAAATCCAGTAATTTCGAAAGCAGTCGAGAATGAAAAGCATGAGGAAGATCAGGGAGATGAGGGAGAAGAATTTACTTTATCCTACTCCCCAGACATCCCCAAAAATAAAACTATTTTACTTATAGAAGAAGAGGAAAAAACTGCAACAGTTTTGCAAGACTATCTTCAGTCAATTGGCTATAAAGTCAAGTGGATAGATAATGAAAACGATTTTTTGAACCAGGTGCAAAGCCTCCAAGCAGATTTAGTTTTTTTTGATTTCCAGCTAACTAGAAAAACTAGGATCTTAAATTTGCTAAATCTTCTTAGACAAAAGCCTTCTTGGAAAGATACACCGATTGTAATAATGACTTTGAGCGAACCTATAGAAAAAGAAATTAATAAGTTACCAGGTAGTGCTAATGACTATCTTGTTAAGCCAATCCGCACAGTCCAGCTAGAGTCATTACTAATGCGATATTTGAGCTAA
- a CDS encoding cobalamin-binding protein yields MTVSNVRIVSLIPGGTEILAALGLVNAIVGRSHECDYPPEILDRPVCTQARLDSNASSSQINDEVNDLLQSALSIYEIKTDVLERLQPTHILTQDQCDVCAVSLHEVEKAVATLIDSKPQIISLQPNILQDIWADIERVGNAFEVDSVKVLENLEARVKICQQRIQGLSLNEQPTVACIEWTDPLMVAANWIPELVNLAGGQSLFCYTGQPSPILPWETLLTTNPDVIVFMPCGFDLNRTRQEAKLLTKRPEWEKLHATQAGRVYITDGNSYFNRPGPRLVDSLEILAEILHPEIFQYGYKGTAWELL; encoded by the coding sequence ATGACGGTTAGTAATGTGAGAATTGTTTCCCTAATTCCCGGTGGAACAGAGATTTTAGCGGCACTAGGATTGGTTAATGCTATTGTGGGGCGATCGCACGAATGCGATTACCCTCCAGAAATCCTCGATCGCCCCGTTTGTACCCAAGCACGCTTAGACTCCAATGCCTCCAGCAGCCAAATTAACGATGAGGTGAACGATTTATTACAATCTGCTCTCAGTATTTATGAAATAAAAACTGATGTTTTAGAGCGGTTGCAGCCTACTCACATTCTCACTCAAGACCAGTGTGATGTTTGCGCTGTCAGCTTACACGAAGTTGAAAAGGCAGTTGCTACACTCATTGACAGTAAACCGCAGATTATTTCTTTACAACCCAATATTCTCCAAGATATTTGGGCTGATATTGAGCGAGTCGGTAACGCCTTCGAGGTAGATTCGGTAAAAGTCTTAGAAAATTTAGAAGCTCGCGTCAAAATTTGTCAGCAAAGAATCCAAGGACTTTCTTTAAATGAACAGCCTACTGTTGCATGTATTGAGTGGACTGATCCTTTAATGGTTGCCGCCAATTGGATTCCTGAATTAGTTAACTTGGCAGGAGGACAGTCTCTATTTTGTTATACAGGTCAGCCTTCTCCTATCTTGCCGTGGGAAACACTATTAACAACTAATCCAGATGTCATTGTTTTTATGCCTTGTGGCTTTGATTTAAATCGCACTCGCCAAGAAGCCAAATTGTTAACTAAACGTCCAGAGTGGGAAAAACTACACGCTACGCAAGCTGGTAGGGTTTACATCACTGATGGCAATTCTTACTTTAATCGTCCAGGGCCACGACTGGTAGATTCTCTCGAAATTTTGGCTGAAATTTTGCATCCCGAAATTTTCCAATACGGCTACAAAGGAACAGCTTGGGAACTTTTGTAA
- a CDS encoding fatty acid hydroxylase, which produces MLEAIAVAWLLLFFGDFLSTFIYHVPEHVFGSLHLKTHHSWKKDFRHYAILTFNPQVLLDGILGALPYVLIAVVLWSFSPIGVISGLLLGQFHVWWRHISVLGWQTPKPINILCQILFVTTPERHWLHHHKTNLGFGDIFTFFEQPAQMWLRWLRLLRLRFRYSRI; this is translated from the coding sequence ATGCTTGAGGCTATCGCTGTTGCTTGGTTATTACTGTTTTTTGGTGATTTTCTATCTACATTTATTTACCACGTACCCGAGCATGTTTTTGGTAGCCTTCATTTAAAAACGCACCACTCCTGGAAAAAAGATTTCCGCCACTACGCTATTTTGACTTTTAATCCTCAAGTTCTTTTAGATGGTATCTTAGGAGCTTTGCCTTATGTACTCATAGCAGTAGTCTTGTGGTCTTTCTCTCCCATTGGCGTTATTTCGGGATTACTGCTTGGTCAGTTTCATGTATGGTGGAGACACATAAGTGTACTTGGTTGGCAAACTCCAAAGCCTATAAATATTTTATGCCAAATTTTATTTGTTACTACTCCTGAGAGACACTGGTTACATCATCACAAAACTAATTTAGGTTTCGGTGATATTTTTACATTCTTTGAACAACCTGCACAAATGTGGTTACGCTGGCTTCGGTTACTCAGACTTCGCTTTCGCTACTCGCGGATCTAA